One window of Burkholderia vietnamiensis LMG 10929 genomic DNA carries:
- a CDS encoding CDP-6-deoxy-delta-3,4-glucoseen reductase: protein MAFNVTLKQSGRQFQVESDETVLAAALRQNVHLPYGCKNGACGSCKGQIVSGQIEQGPHAASALSSDERTRGLALLCCSKAQCDLEIDVREIAGVDGVQVKKLPCRVAALERRGDDVMIVKLQLPANERLQYLAGQYVEFILKDGSRRSYSMANAPHEEGPIELHIRHMPGGKFTDHVFGAMKERDILRFEGPLGTFFLREDSDKPIVLLASGTGFAPIKAIIEHVKHAGITRPMTLYWGARRKKDIYLGELAEQWAREIPNFKYVPVLSEPEDADQWTGRTGFVHRAVIEDLPDLSGYQVYACGAPVMVESAQRDFTQHHALPADEFYADSFTSAADLVNPV from the coding sequence ATGGCATTCAACGTTACTCTCAAGCAAAGCGGCCGGCAGTTCCAGGTCGAGTCGGACGAAACCGTGCTGGCGGCGGCGCTGCGCCAGAACGTCCACCTTCCGTACGGCTGCAAGAACGGCGCATGCGGCTCCTGCAAGGGGCAGATCGTGTCGGGGCAGATCGAACAGGGCCCGCATGCAGCATCGGCGCTGTCCAGCGACGAACGCACGCGCGGCCTCGCGCTGCTGTGCTGCTCGAAGGCGCAATGCGACCTCGAGATCGACGTGCGTGAAATCGCCGGCGTCGACGGCGTGCAGGTCAAGAAGCTGCCGTGCCGGGTCGCCGCGCTCGAGCGCCGCGGCGACGACGTGATGATCGTGAAGCTGCAGTTGCCGGCGAACGAACGCCTGCAATACCTGGCCGGCCAGTACGTCGAATTCATCCTGAAGGACGGCTCGCGCCGCAGCTACTCGATGGCGAACGCGCCGCACGAGGAAGGCCCGATCGAGCTGCATATCCGTCACATGCCGGGCGGCAAGTTCACCGATCACGTGTTCGGCGCGATGAAGGAACGCGACATCCTGCGCTTCGAAGGCCCGCTCGGTACGTTCTTCCTGCGCGAGGATTCCGACAAGCCGATCGTGCTGCTCGCGTCGGGCACCGGCTTCGCGCCGATCAAGGCGATCATCGAGCACGTGAAGCACGCGGGCATCACGCGCCCGATGACGCTCTACTGGGGCGCGCGCCGCAAGAAGGACATCTATCTCGGCGAGCTCGCCGAGCAATGGGCGCGCGAGATCCCGAACTTCAAATACGTGCCGGTGCTGTCCGAACCCGAAGACGCCGACCAGTGGACCGGCCGCACCGGCTTCGTCCACCGCGCGGTGATCGAGGATCTGCCCGACCTGTCCGGCTACCAGGTGTACGCATGCGGCGCGCCGGTGATGGTCGAATCGGCGCAGCGCGACTTCACGCAACACCACGCGCTGCCGGCCGACGAGTTCTACGCCGACTCGTTCACGAGCGCCGCCGATCTCGTGAATCCGGTCTGA
- a CDS encoding ABC transporter ATP-binding protein has translation MSDKQIRLSVQGVNKRFGGLQALSDVGLQIREGEIYGLIGPNGAGKTTFFNVITGLYTPDSGDFKLDGQNYTPTAVHQVAKAGIARTFQNIRLFGGMTALENVMVGRHVRTKHGLLGAVFQTPAERQEEREIKERAIELLDYVGVLQYADYTSRNLSYGHQRRLEIARALATDPKLLALDEPAAGMNATEKVELTRLLDKIRSDGRTILLIEHDVKLVMGLCNRMTVLDYGKVIAEGLPQDVQKDPKVIEAYLGAGVH, from the coding sequence ATGAGCGACAAGCAAATCCGATTGTCCGTCCAGGGCGTGAACAAGCGCTTCGGCGGCCTGCAGGCGCTGTCCGACGTCGGCCTCCAGATCAGGGAAGGCGAGATCTACGGGCTGATCGGCCCGAACGGCGCCGGCAAGACCACGTTCTTCAACGTGATCACCGGCCTCTACACGCCGGACTCCGGCGACTTCAAGCTGGACGGCCAGAACTACACGCCGACGGCCGTGCACCAGGTCGCGAAGGCCGGCATCGCCCGTACGTTCCAGAACATTCGCCTGTTCGGCGGGATGACGGCGCTCGAGAACGTGATGGTGGGCCGCCACGTGCGCACCAAGCACGGCCTGCTCGGCGCAGTGTTCCAGACGCCGGCCGAGCGCCAGGAAGAGCGCGAGATCAAGGAGCGCGCGATCGAGCTGCTCGATTACGTGGGCGTGCTGCAGTACGCGGACTACACGTCGCGCAACCTGTCGTACGGCCACCAGCGCCGTCTCGAGATCGCCCGTGCGCTCGCGACCGATCCGAAGCTGCTCGCGCTCGACGAGCCGGCGGCCGGGATGAACGCGACCGAGAAGGTCGAACTCACGCGCCTGCTCGACAAGATCCGCTCGGACGGCCGCACGATCCTGCTGATCGAGCACGACGTGAAGCTCGTGATGGGTCTGTGCAACCGGATGACGGTGCTCGATTACGGCAAGGTGATCGCCGAGGGTCTGCCGCAGGACGTGCAGAAGGATCCGAAGGTGATTGAGGCATATCTCGGCGCAGGGGTGCACTGA
- a CDS encoding acetylornithine transaminase, translated as MPLNDYPIDSLMYITNRPDIVFTHGKGSWLYDHTGKRYLDFIQGWAVNSLGHCNDGIVEALKTQAEKLLNPSPAFYNEPMAKLAGLLTQHSVFDKVFFTNSGAEANEGAIKLARKWGRKFRNGAYEIITFDHSFHGRTLATMSASGKPGWDTIYAPQVPGFPKAELNNIESVEKLITDKTVAVMLEPIQGEGGVIPATREFMQALRALTRQHNLLLIVDEVQSGCGRAGTLFAYELSGIEPDIMTLAKGIGGGVPLGALLSKADVAVFEAGDQGGTYNGNPLMTAAGYSVISQLVAPGFLEGVRARGEYLKRKLLELSEERGFEGERGEGMLRALLLGKDIGPQIVEKARDMQPDGLLLNAARPNLLRFMPALNVTTEEIDQMMAMLRSILDTL; from the coding sequence ATGCCCCTGAACGATTACCCGATCGACTCGCTGATGTACATCACGAACCGCCCCGACATCGTGTTTACGCACGGCAAGGGCTCGTGGCTCTACGATCACACGGGCAAGCGCTATCTGGACTTCATCCAGGGTTGGGCGGTCAACAGCCTCGGTCACTGCAACGACGGCATCGTCGAAGCGCTGAAGACGCAGGCCGAGAAGCTGCTGAACCCGTCGCCGGCGTTCTACAACGAACCGATGGCGAAGCTCGCGGGCCTGCTCACGCAGCACAGCGTGTTCGACAAGGTGTTCTTCACCAACAGCGGCGCGGAAGCGAACGAAGGCGCGATCAAGCTCGCGCGCAAATGGGGCCGCAAGTTCAGGAACGGCGCATACGAGATCATCACGTTCGACCACAGCTTCCACGGCCGCACGCTCGCGACGATGTCCGCGAGCGGCAAGCCGGGCTGGGACACGATCTACGCACCGCAGGTGCCGGGCTTCCCGAAGGCCGAGCTGAACAACATCGAGTCGGTCGAGAAGCTGATCACCGACAAGACCGTCGCCGTGATGCTCGAGCCGATCCAGGGCGAAGGCGGCGTGATCCCCGCGACGCGTGAATTCATGCAGGCGCTGCGCGCGCTGACGCGGCAGCACAACCTGCTGCTGATCGTCGATGAAGTGCAAAGCGGCTGCGGCCGCGCCGGCACGTTGTTCGCGTACGAGCTGTCGGGCATCGAGCCGGACATCATGACGCTCGCGAAGGGCATCGGCGGCGGTGTACCGCTCGGCGCGCTGCTGTCGAAGGCCGACGTCGCGGTGTTCGAGGCCGGCGACCAGGGCGGCACCTACAACGGCAACCCGCTGATGACGGCGGCCGGCTATTCGGTGATCTCGCAACTCGTTGCGCCCGGCTTCCTCGAAGGCGTGCGTGCGCGCGGCGAATACCTGAAGCGCAAGCTGCTCGAGCTGTCGGAGGAGCGCGGCTTCGAGGGCGAACGCGGCGAAGGCATGCTGCGCGCGCTGCTGCTCGGCAAGGACATCGGCCCGCAGATCGTCGAGAAGGCACGCGACATGCAGCCCGACGGCCTGCTGCTGAACGCCGCGCGTCCGAACCTGCTGCGCTTCATGCCGGCGCTGAACGTCACGACCGAAGAAATCGACCAGATGATGGCGATGCTGCGGTCGATTCTCGACACGCTCTAA
- a CDS encoding NAD-dependent epimerase/dehydratase family protein, with protein sequence MIATRILRRPRALIVGCGDVGLRCVAQWRAARRDLRIVALTSHPDRRDALRAAGVTPIVGNLDQRATLERIARVARTILHLAPPQSDGRDDRRTRALIAALSMPARQLHAPAVASVGRLRTLRAATRQAGVAPRAARIVPEALRAPTLVYASTTGVYGDCGGARIDETQPLRPANPRAFRRVSAERQLRAATVRGVVSARIVRIPGIYAANRLPLARLERGTPALLPADDVYTNHIHADDLAAILRRAAVRGRPARAVHASDDSELRMGEYFDRVAQAFGLPPPPRISRADAEGRLEPTLLSFMRESRRLSNARLKAELCVTLRYPTVDEFLQTLAQRRASGEGR encoded by the coding sequence ATGATCGCGACTCGAATCCTTCGCCGGCCGCGCGCCTTGATCGTCGGCTGCGGCGACGTCGGGCTGCGGTGCGTCGCGCAATGGCGCGCCGCGCGCCGCGACCTGCGCATCGTCGCACTGACGAGCCATCCGGACCGCCGCGACGCATTGCGTGCGGCAGGCGTGACGCCGATCGTCGGCAACCTCGACCAGCGGGCCACGCTCGAGCGCATCGCGCGAGTCGCGCGCACGATCCTGCATCTCGCGCCGCCGCAATCCGACGGTCGCGACGACCGGCGCACTCGCGCGCTGATCGCCGCATTGTCCATGCCCGCGCGGCAGCTGCACGCGCCGGCGGTAGCGTCGGTCGGCCGGCTGCGCACGCTGCGCGCCGCGACCCGACAGGCCGGCGTGGCGCCGCGGGCAGCGCGTATTGTACCCGAGGCCCTTCGCGCGCCCACGCTCGTCTATGCCAGCACGACCGGCGTATACGGCGATTGCGGCGGCGCGCGGATCGACGAGACGCAGCCGCTGCGGCCCGCGAATCCGCGCGCGTTCCGGCGCGTGTCGGCCGAGCGTCAGCTGCGGGCGGCGACGGTGCGCGGCGTGGTGTCCGCCCGCATCGTGCGCATCCCGGGCATCTACGCGGCGAACCGCTTGCCGCTCGCGCGGCTCGAGCGCGGCACGCCGGCGCTGCTGCCGGCCGACGACGTCTATACGAACCACATCCACGCGGACGATCTCGCCGCGATCCTGCGGCGTGCGGCCGTGCGCGGCCGGCCGGCGCGCGCGGTGCACGCGTCGGACGACAGCGAACTGCGGATGGGAGAGTACTTCGACCGGGTCGCGCAGGCGTTCGGCCTGCCGCCGCCGCCACGCATCAGCCGCGCGGACGCCGAAGGCCGGCTCGAGCCGACGCTGTTGTCGTTCATGCGCGAGTCGCGGCGCCTGTCCAATGCCCGCCTCAAGGCCGAATTGTGCGTGACGCTGCGCTATCCGACCGTAGACGAATTCCTTCAAACGCTGGCGCAGCGTCGCGCGTCAGGTGAGGGCCGGTAG
- a CDS encoding DUF2278 family protein: protein MSLDYGFVKAKVTSVARLKGSPHGGEIQYHVHLTLALPGGDWDVAINVGTNDADDLLNYKLVYDFHHPLTATLAAAAEGYTDLTGQSALPALDYLRSDILNETGTWRASAVMDGTEHAEPIPSLLRLVNAAQSQGLDVVVFGRTYSEGNGIHDTHMNQGSTGSNYLHRAGDDHNDHNDVWQDGALFVRVSESQWAAYFAAFEQQAVPTDALGNPLPGAGPITH, encoded by the coding sequence ATGAGTCTGGACTACGGTTTCGTGAAGGCGAAGGTGACGTCGGTGGCGCGGCTCAAGGGCTCGCCGCATGGCGGCGAGATCCAGTATCACGTCCACCTGACGCTCGCATTGCCGGGCGGCGACTGGGACGTCGCGATCAACGTCGGTACCAACGATGCGGACGACTTGCTGAACTACAAGCTCGTCTACGATTTCCACCATCCGCTCACGGCGACGCTCGCGGCGGCGGCCGAAGGCTATACCGATCTCACCGGGCAGAGCGCGCTGCCGGCGCTCGACTATCTGCGCAGCGACATCCTGAACGAAACGGGCACCTGGCGCGCGAGCGCGGTGATGGACGGCACCGAGCACGCGGAGCCGATTCCGTCGCTGCTGCGGCTCGTGAACGCGGCGCAGTCGCAAGGGCTCGACGTGGTCGTGTTCGGCCGCACGTATTCGGAAGGCAACGGGATTCACGACACGCACATGAACCAGGGCTCGACGGGCTCGAACTACCTGCATCGCGCCGGCGACGACCACAACGATCACAACGACGTGTGGCAGGACGGCGCGCTGTTCGTGCGCGTGAGCGAGTCGCAATGGGCCGCGTATTTCGCGGCGTTCGAGCAGCAGGCCGTGCCGACCGACGCGCTCGGCAACCCGCTGCCGGGCGCCGGGCCGATCACGCACTGA
- a CDS encoding SDR family oxidoreductase, with translation MKEVVLVTGASSGFGLLTAQALARAGHTVYASMRESAGRNAPRVAAVAAYAQQHGVDLRSVELDVGDDASVDAAIDRVIADNGRLDIVVHNAGHMVFGPAEAFTPEQLAQLYDVNVVSTQRVNRAALPHLRRQGRGLLVWVSSSSARGGTPPFLAPYFAAKAAMDSLAVSYAAELARWGIETSIVVPGAFTRGTNHFLHAGKPADTAVQAAYDGGPYAGLADQALKGLAALEPADADAGAVATAIAELVAAPAGKRPYRVFVDPSQDGAEEVFRVGDRIRREMFRNIGLADLLAPRVGG, from the coding sequence ATGAAGGAAGTCGTCCTCGTCACCGGCGCGTCCAGCGGCTTCGGCTTGCTGACGGCCCAGGCGCTCGCCCGCGCCGGTCACACGGTCTACGCCTCGATGCGCGAGAGCGCCGGGCGCAATGCACCGCGCGTCGCCGCCGTCGCCGCCTATGCGCAACAACACGGCGTCGATCTGCGCAGCGTCGAACTCGACGTCGGCGACGACGCATCGGTCGACGCCGCCATCGATCGCGTGATCGCCGACAACGGCCGCCTCGACATCGTCGTCCACAACGCCGGTCACATGGTGTTCGGGCCGGCCGAAGCGTTCACGCCCGAACAGCTGGCGCAGCTCTACGACGTCAACGTCGTGTCGACCCAGCGCGTGAACCGCGCGGCGCTGCCGCACCTGCGCCGCCAGGGCCGCGGCCTGCTCGTGTGGGTGTCGTCCTCGTCGGCGCGCGGCGGCACCCCGCCGTTCCTCGCGCCCTACTTCGCCGCGAAAGCCGCGATGGACTCGCTCGCGGTGTCCTATGCGGCCGAGCTCGCCCGCTGGGGCATCGAAACGTCGATCGTCGTGCCGGGCGCGTTCACCCGGGGCACGAATCACTTCCTCCATGCGGGCAAGCCGGCCGATACCGCCGTGCAGGCCGCCTACGACGGCGGGCCGTACGCGGGTCTCGCCGATCAGGCGTTGAAGGGCCTCGCCGCGCTCGAACCGGCCGACGCCGACGCCGGCGCCGTCGCCACGGCCATTGCCGAACTCGTCGCGGCGCCGGCCGGCAAGCGCCCCTACCGCGTGTTCGTCGACCCGTCGCAGGACGGCGCCGAGGAAGTGTTCCGCGTCGGCGATCGCATCCGCCGCGAGATGTTCAGGAACATCGGGCTCGCCGATCTGCTCGCGCCGCGCGTCGGCGGCTGA
- a CDS encoding ABC transporter permease subunit has product MTSIQPIESSTSLVEERNTTKTVLIGILTAAFVIAAPIIIGSAGGNYWVRVLDFAMLYVMLALGLNVVVGFAGLLDLGYIAFYAVGAYTAALLSSPHLTSQFEWIAALAPNGLHIPFLIIVPIAMALAATFGILLGAPTLRLRGDYLAIVTLGFGEIVRIFMNNLDRPVNITNGPKGITGIDPVHIGGFNLSQTHSLFGFQLPSVYMYYYLFVLCSLLVIWVCTRLQHSRIGRAWAAIREDEIAAKAMGINTRNVKLLAFAMGASFGGLSGAMFGAFQGFVSPESFTFWESIVVLACVVLGGMGHIPGVILGAVLLAIFPEFLRSTMSPLQHALFGHDIVDTEVIRQALYGLAMVVIMLYRSEGLWPAPKHEDKIAKLAKRNSKKPVRA; this is encoded by the coding sequence ATGACATCCATTCAACCGATCGAATCGTCGACGTCGCTCGTCGAAGAGCGCAACACGACGAAGACCGTCCTCATCGGCATCCTGACCGCGGCCTTCGTGATCGCCGCGCCGATCATCATCGGCTCGGCAGGCGGCAACTACTGGGTCCGCGTGCTCGACTTCGCGATGCTGTACGTGATGCTCGCGCTGGGCCTGAACGTCGTGGTCGGCTTCGCCGGCCTGCTCGACCTGGGCTACATCGCGTTCTACGCGGTGGGCGCCTACACGGCCGCGCTGCTGAGCTCGCCGCACCTGACCTCGCAGTTCGAGTGGATCGCGGCGCTCGCGCCGAACGGGCTGCACATCCCGTTCCTGATCATCGTGCCGATCGCGATGGCGCTGGCGGCGACCTTCGGGATCCTGCTCGGTGCGCCGACGCTGCGCCTGCGCGGCGACTACCTGGCCATCGTGACGCTCGGCTTCGGTGAAATCGTCCGGATCTTCATGAACAACCTCGACCGTCCGGTGAACATCACGAACGGCCCGAAGGGGATCACGGGTATCGATCCGGTGCACATCGGCGGCTTCAACCTGTCGCAGACGCACTCGCTCTTCGGCTTCCAGCTGCCGTCGGTCTACATGTATTACTACCTGTTCGTGCTGTGCTCGCTGCTGGTGATCTGGGTCTGTACGCGTCTGCAGCACTCGCGTATCGGCCGTGCATGGGCGGCGATCCGCGAAGACGAAATCGCGGCGAAGGCGATGGGCATCAACACCCGTAACGTGAAGCTGCTCGCGTTCGCGATGGGCGCATCGTTCGGCGGCCTGTCGGGCGCGATGTTCGGCGCGTTCCAGGGCTTCGTGTCGCCCGAGTCGTTCACGTTCTGGGAATCGATCGTCGTGCTCGCATGCGTCGTGCTCGGCGGCATGGGCCACATCCCCGGCGTGATCCTCGGCGCGGTGCTGCTCGCGATCTTCCCGGAATTCCTGCGTTCGACGATGAGCCCGCTGCAGCACGCGCTGTTCGGCCACGACATCGTCGACACCGAAGTGATCCGTCAGGCGCTGTACGGCCTCGCGATGGTCGTCATCATGCTGTATCGCTCCGAAGGCCTGTGGCCGGCGCCGAAGCATGAGGACAAGATCGCGAAACTGGCGAAGCGCAACAGCAAGAAGCCGGTGCGCGCTTAA
- a CDS encoding branched-chain amino acid ABC transporter permease yields the protein MDIFIQQILNGLVLGSVYAIIALGYTMVYGILGIINFAHGDVLMIGAMVALSAITVLQNHFPQLGNVATLTIGLGIAAVVCACVGYTIERVAYRPLRRAPRLAPLITAIGVSILLQTAAMIIWSRNPLPFPQLLPTDPINVIKATDTTPGAVISVTEIVIIAVAFIVMAGLLLLVHKTKLGRAMRAIAESPNTASLMGVNPNFVISATFMIGSALAALAGVMIASEYGNVHFYMGFIPGMKAFTAAVLGGIGNLGGAMVGGVVLGLIEQLGAGYIGNLTGGVFGSNYQDVFAFVVLIIVLVFRPSGLLGERVADRA from the coding sequence ATGGATATTTTCATCCAACAGATCCTCAACGGGCTGGTGCTCGGCAGTGTGTACGCCATCATCGCGTTGGGTTACACGATGGTGTACGGCATTCTCGGCATCATCAACTTCGCGCACGGCGACGTGCTGATGATCGGCGCAATGGTCGCCCTGTCGGCGATCACCGTGCTGCAGAATCACTTCCCCCAACTCGGCAACGTCGCGACGCTGACGATCGGCCTGGGTATCGCGGCGGTCGTCTGCGCGTGCGTGGGCTACACGATCGAGCGCGTCGCATACCGGCCGCTGCGCCGCGCGCCGCGTCTCGCACCGCTGATCACCGCAATCGGCGTGTCGATCCTGCTGCAGACGGCCGCGATGATCATCTGGTCGCGTAACCCGCTGCCGTTCCCGCAATTGCTGCCGACCGATCCGATCAACGTGATCAAGGCAACCGACACGACGCCGGGCGCCGTGATCTCGGTGACCGAAATCGTGATCATCGCGGTGGCGTTCATCGTGATGGCCGGCCTGCTGCTGCTGGTGCACAAGACCAAGCTCGGCCGCGCGATGCGTGCGATCGCCGAAAGCCCCAACACCGCGAGCCTGATGGGCGTGAACCCGAACTTCGTGATCTCGGCGACGTTCATGATCGGCTCCGCGCTCGCCGCGCTGGCCGGCGTGATGATCGCGTCCGAATACGGCAACGTGCACTTCTACATGGGCTTCATCCCCGGCATGAAGGCGTTCACCGCGGCGGTGCTCGGCGGGATCGGCAACCTCGGCGGCGCGATGGTCGGCGGCGTGGTGCTCGGTCTGATCGAGCAGCTGGGTGCGGGCTACATCGGCAACCTCACGGGCGGCGTGTTCGGCAGTAACTACCAGGACGTGTTCGCGTTCGTGGTGCTGATCATCGTGCTGGTGTTCCGTCCGTCGGGCCTGCTGGGCGAACGTGTCGCGGACCGCGCGTAA
- a CDS encoding GNAT family acetyltransferase encodes MDAAADVVTIRPFERADTAAVLAVWRDAFPNYSAAGAPPHRDPLRSIELKFATQPELFFVAICGGRLVGTLMAGFDGHRGWLYSFGVANDARRLGIGRALLDHAERALATLGCLKINLQVLPGNDDACRFYAALGYRVEERITFGKALPAA; translated from the coding sequence ATGGATGCCGCCGCCGATGTCGTCACCATCCGTCCGTTCGAACGCGCCGACACCGCAGCGGTCCTCGCCGTCTGGCGCGACGCGTTCCCGAACTACAGCGCGGCCGGCGCGCCGCCGCATCGCGATCCGCTGCGATCGATCGAGCTGAAGTTCGCGACGCAGCCGGAGCTGTTCTTCGTCGCGATCTGCGGCGGCCGGCTGGTCGGCACGCTGATGGCGGGCTTCGACGGACATCGCGGCTGGCTCTACTCGTTCGGCGTGGCGAACGACGCGCGACGACTCGGCATCGGCCGCGCGTTGCTCGATCATGCCGAGCGCGCACTCGCCACGCTCGGCTGCCTGAAGATCAATCTCCAGGTGCTGCCGGGCAACGACGATGCATGCCGCTTCTATGCGGCGCTCGGCTATCGCGTCGAGGAGCGCATCACCTTCGGCAAGGCGCTGCCGGCTGCCTGA
- a CDS encoding SDR family oxidoreductase — protein MSTSEQVAIVTGSSRGIGAEIARQLARDGFRVVVNYAGSAGPAREVVDAIVADDGQAIAVQANVAEPAAVTSLFDAARDAFGGIDVVVNSAGVMKLAAIAEFDDAVFDDTFAINVKGTFNVCRAAAQCVRDGGRIINLSTSVIGMRMPTYGLYVASKAAVESMTQVLAQEMRGRGIRVNAVAPGPVATELFLQGKSPELIDRLAKLNPLERLGQPDDIARVVAFLAGPDGAWINGQILRANGGMC, from the coding sequence ATGAGCACATCGGAACAGGTCGCCATCGTCACAGGTTCGTCGCGCGGCATCGGCGCGGAAATCGCGCGCCAACTCGCCCGGGACGGCTTCCGGGTCGTCGTCAACTATGCCGGGAGCGCCGGCCCGGCCCGCGAAGTGGTCGACGCGATCGTCGCCGACGACGGTCAGGCGATCGCCGTGCAGGCGAACGTCGCCGAGCCAGCCGCCGTCACCTCGCTGTTCGACGCGGCCCGCGATGCCTTCGGCGGGATCGACGTGGTGGTGAACTCGGCGGGCGTGATGAAGCTCGCGGCGATCGCCGAGTTCGACGACGCGGTGTTCGACGACACGTTCGCGATCAACGTGAAAGGCACGTTCAACGTATGCCGCGCGGCAGCGCAGTGCGTGCGCGACGGCGGCCGGATCATCAACCTGTCGACCAGCGTAATCGGGATGCGCATGCCGACCTACGGGCTGTACGTCGCGAGCAAGGCGGCGGTCGAAAGCATGACGCAGGTGCTCGCCCAGGAAATGCGCGGGCGCGGCATCCGCGTGAACGCCGTCGCGCCGGGACCGGTCGCGACCGAGTTGTTCCTGCAGGGCAAGAGCCCCGAACTTATCGATCGGCTCGCGAAGCTGAACCCGCTCGAGCGGCTCGGCCAGCCCGACGACATCGCGCGCGTCGTCGCGTTCCTCGCCGGTCCGGACGGCGCGTGGATCAACGGCCAGATCCTGCGCGCCAACGGCGGCATGTGCTGA
- a CDS encoding pseudouridine synthase, whose translation MDLESILYTQGFGSRRQCRGLIESGRVTVAGASSTDPDAAFDTDGLVFTLDGTAWPYHARAYLALNKPAGYECSRDPQHHASVFSLLPAPLVARGVQCVGRLDQDTTGLLLMSDDGQFVHAYTSPKRKVPKTYVATVRHPLDETQLNALRSGVQLHGEPKPIAAVAAVARDTHTLALTVLEGKYHQVKRMVAAASNRVEALHRERIGGFALPAGLAPGSWCWLAEAELAALRNPVETL comes from the coding sequence ATGGACCTCGAAAGCATTCTCTACACGCAGGGCTTCGGCTCGCGCCGCCAGTGCCGCGGCCTGATCGAATCGGGCCGCGTCACCGTCGCGGGCGCGAGCTCGACCGACCCGGACGCAGCCTTCGACACGGACGGCCTCGTGTTCACGCTCGACGGCACCGCGTGGCCGTATCACGCGCGCGCCTATCTCGCGCTCAACAAGCCGGCCGGCTACGAATGCTCGCGCGACCCGCAGCACCACGCGAGCGTGTTCAGCCTGCTGCCCGCGCCGCTCGTCGCGCGCGGCGTGCAGTGCGTCGGCCGCCTCGACCAGGACACGACCGGCCTGCTGCTGATGTCCGACGACGGCCAGTTCGTGCACGCGTACACGTCGCCGAAGCGCAAGGTGCCGAAGACCTACGTCGCGACCGTGCGTCATCCGCTCGACGAAACCCAGTTGAACGCGCTGCGCAGCGGCGTCCAACTGCACGGCGAGCCGAAGCCGATCGCGGCAGTCGCGGCGGTCGCACGCGATACCCACACGCTCGCGCTGACCGTCCTCGAAGGCAAATACCATCAGGTCAAGCGGATGGTGGCGGCCGCCAGCAACCGCGTCGAGGCGCTGCACCGCGAGCGTATCGGCGGTTTCGCGCTGCCGGCCGGGCTGGCGCCCGGTAGCTGGTGCTGGCTCGCAGAGGCTGAGCTGGCAGCGCTGCGCAATCCGGTCGAAACCCTGTAA
- a CDS encoding ABC transporter ATP-binding protein produces the protein MAAAMLKIKGLQVNYGGIQAVKGVDMEVRQGELVTLIGANGAGKTTTMKAITGLKPYSAGDIEYEGKSIKGIPPHELLKRGLAMVPEGRGIFARMSIIENMQMGAYLRNDKDQIKKDVDRMFGFFPRLKERATQLAGTLSGGEQQMLAMSRAILSKPKLLLLDEPSMGLSPIMVEKIFEVVREISKEGITVLLVEQNARLALQAADRGYVMDSGTVTMEGDAKQMLDDPKVRAAYLGE, from the coding sequence ATGGCAGCGGCAATGTTGAAAATCAAGGGCTTGCAGGTCAACTACGGCGGCATCCAGGCCGTCAAGGGCGTTGACATGGAAGTTCGCCAGGGCGAGCTCGTGACGCTGATCGGCGCGAACGGCGCAGGCAAGACCACGACGATGAAGGCGATCACCGGCCTGAAGCCGTACTCGGCGGGCGACATCGAGTACGAGGGCAAGTCGATCAAGGGCATTCCGCCGCACGAGCTGCTCAAGCGCGGCCTCGCGATGGTGCCGGAAGGCCGCGGGATCTTCGCGCGGATGTCGATCATCGAGAACATGCAGATGGGCGCCTATCTGCGCAACGACAAGGACCAGATCAAGAAGGACGTCGACCGCATGTTCGGCTTCTTCCCGCGTCTGAAGGAGCGTGCGACGCAGCTCGCCGGCACGCTGTCGGGCGGCGAGCAGCAGATGCTCGCGATGTCGCGCGCGATCCTGTCGAAGCCGAAGCTGCTGCTGCTCGACGAGCCGTCGATGGGTCTGTCGCCGATCATGGTCGAGAAGATCTTCGAAGTGGTGCGCGAGATCTCGAAGGAAGGGATCACGGTGCTGCTGGTCGAGCAGAACGCACGCCTCGCGCTGCAGGCCGCCGACCGTGGCTACGTGATGGATTCCGGCACGGTGACGATGGAAGGCGACGCGAAGCAGATGCTCGACGACCCGAAGGTGCGCGCCGCGTATCTGGGCGAATGA